Proteins co-encoded in one Dasypus novemcinctus isolate mDasNov1 chromosome 6, mDasNov1.1.hap2, whole genome shotgun sequence genomic window:
- the OR13A1 gene encoding olfactory receptor 13A1 gives MSNLTLVTEFILQGFSEHPEYRMLLFSSFLSLYSMALTGNVLIILAITFNPGLHTPMYFFLFNLATMDIICTSSIIPKALEGLVSEESSISYGGCMVQLYFLTWTASSELLLLTVMAYDRYAAICHPLHYSTMMSKVFCSMLAAGVWGLCAFNTAIHTGLMLRLDFCGPNVITHFFCEVPPLLLLSCSSTYVNSIMIVLADAFYGIVNFLMTIVSYIFIISSILTMRTVEGKKKAFSTCSSHLMVVCMYYTAVFYAYISPVSSYSAEKSKLAGVLYTILSPTLNPLIYTLRNKEVKAALRKFFSFFRN, from the coding sequence ATGAGTAACCTGACTCTGGTAACAGAATTCATCCTGCAAGGCTTTTCAGAACACCCAGAATACCGGATGCTCTTATTcagctctttcctctccctctacTCCATGGCCCTCACAGGTAATGTCCTTATCATCTTGGCCATCACCTTCAACCCCGggctccacacacccatgtactttttcctgttTAACTTGGCCACCATGGATATCATCTGCACCTCCTCCATCATACCCAAAGCCTTGGAAGGCCTGGTGTCAGAGGAGAGTTCCATCTCCTATGGGGGCTGCATGGTCCAGCTGTACTTCCTCACATGGACAGCATCCTCAGAGCTTCTGCTCCTCACAGTCATGGCCTATGACCGGTATGCAGCCATCTGCCACCCCCTGCATTACAGCACCATGATGAGCAAGGTCTTTTGCAGCATGCTGGCCGCGGGCGTCTGGGGGCTCTGTGCCTTCAACACAGCCATCCACACTGGGCTGATGCTACGCCTGGATTTCTGTGGCCCCAATGTCATTACCCATTTCTTCTGCGAGGTGCCCCCTCTGCTACTCCTCTCCTGTAGCTCCACCTATGTGAACAGCATCATGATTGTCCTGGCTGATGCCTTCTATGGCATAGTGAACTTCCTGATGACCATCGTGTCTTACATCTTCATCATCTCCAGCATCCTGACGATGCGCACAGTGGAGGGGAAGAAGAAAgccttctccacctgctcctcccacctcaTGGTGGTGTGCATGTATTACACAGCTGTCTTCTATGCCTATATAAGCCCTGTCTCCAGCTACAGTGCGGAGAAGAGCAAGTTGGCTGGTGTGCTGTACACCATACTGAGCCCTACCCTCAACCCCCTCATCTATACTTTGAGAAATAAGGAGGTCAAAGCAGCCCTGAGgaaatttttctccttcttcagAAATTAA